The Natrarchaeobius halalkaliphilus genomic sequence TCACGGATCGCGCCCGGCTACGACGAAACTCGCGAACTCGTGACGGCGGGACTCGAGTACGCGGCTCGGAAGGGAGTGACTACGGTCCACGACATGGTTCGGCACTCGCGGTCGCCGCGGATCTACCGCGAACTCGAGGCGGCCGACGAGCTTCCAGCTCGCGTGCGGGTCAACTACTGGACGGATCACGCCGACAGCGCGATCGAGGTCGGACTAGTAACGAACACCGGCGGCGAACGCGTCGAGACGGGTGCGATCAAGACCTACACCGACGGCAGTATCGGTGCCCGGACCGCAAAGCTGTCAGAGCCATACGAGCCGGCTGACGAGAGTGAGTCCGATTCGGACGGCGAGTGGGTCGTCACCCCGAACGACCTCCGAGATATCGTCGAGAAGGCCGACGACGGCGGGTTTCAGGTCGCCGTCCACGCCATTGGCGACGAGGCGGTCGAGGCGGCGCTGTCGGCGCTCGAAGCGACGGCGAATCCCGCTTGCTCGCGCCACCGAATCGAGCACGCCGAACTCGCGACGGACGACCAGCTAGAGCGGATGGCCGACGCCGGCATCGTCGCCTCGATGCAGCCGAACTTCCACCGGTGGGCGGACGACGGCGGCCTGTACGACCAGCGTCTCGGCACCTCGCGCAGGCGACGAACGAACCGGTTCCGACGGCTGGCAGAGACCGGCGTATCGCTCGCGTTCGGCTCCGATTGCATGCCTCTCGATCCGCTGTTTGGAGTCCACCACGCCGTCACCGCACCGACCCACGCCCAGCGACTCTCCGTGACCGAAGCGCTTCGGGCCTATACTATCGGCGGGGCGTACGCCGGATTCGACGATAACCGCCTCGGAACGCTCGAGGTCGGAAAGCGGGCGGATCTCGTCGTACTCGAGGAGTCGCCGTGGGACCGTCCCGATCGCATCGACGGGATCGACGTGGCGATGACGGTCGTCGACGGCGAGATCGTTTTCGACGGTGCCACCGCGTAGTGACGGATCATTGGGCGTGACATACACCGATTTGTTCAATTCTCAACCATTATGGGGAAGATCGGTGTAGTGGCCGCACACGATGGCCACGGAACCGGAATCAGGCTCGGCGGCGGTCGCCGCCGACGCCGTTCGTCGAACGTACCGTCTCGCGGAGCCGGTCCACGCGGTCGACGGCGTCTCGCTTTCACTGGGTAAGGGATCGTTTACCGCCGTCATGGGGCCGAGCGGATCGGGAAAGAGTACGTTAATGAACCTGATCGGCTGTCTCGATACACCAGACGAGGGGAGGCTCGAGGTCGGCGGTCGTTCGGTCAGTCAGCTCTCGTCGGCAGATCGGGCCCGGCTTCGCGGAACCGAGATCGGTTTCGTCTTTCAGACGTTCAACCTGATGGCGCGACTCACCGCAGCCGAGAACGTGACGCTGCCGATCGTTTTTCACGATGCGATCGACGAAAATCGAAAAGAGCGGGCGCGAACGCTTCTCGACCGCGTCGGCCTCGGTGACAGGCTCGATCATCGGCCGAGCGAACTCTCGGGCGGACAGCGCCAGCGGGTCGCCATCGCTCGGGCACTCGCGAACGATCCGACGCTCGTCTTGGCCGACGAACCGACGGGAAACCTCGATTCGGAGACGGGTGCGGAGGTCATGGATCGCTTTGTCGAACTCAACCGGCAGGGAACGACCATCGTGCTTGTGACTCACGAGCGAGCGATCGCAGAGTACGCCGATCACGTGGTCCACCTGGTGGACGGGCGAATCGAGGAACTGGAACACCTCGGGACGTCTCGAGACGTGACAGTAACCGCCGGCGAGGAGTCGACGATCAGGGGGAACGTAGACCGACGATGAATCTC encodes the following:
- a CDS encoding ABC transporter ATP-binding protein codes for the protein MATEPESGSAAVAADAVRRTYRLAEPVHAVDGVSLSLGKGSFTAVMGPSGSGKSTLMNLIGCLDTPDEGRLEVGGRSVSQLSSADRARLRGTEIGFVFQTFNLMARLTAAENVTLPIVFHDAIDENRKERARTLLDRVGLGDRLDHRPSELSGGQRQRVAIARALANDPTLVLADEPTGNLDSETGAEVMDRFVELNRQGTTIVLVTHERAIAEYADHVVHLVDGRIEELEHLGTSRDVTVTAGEESTIRGNVDRR
- a CDS encoding amidohydrolase, with amino-acid sequence MTEAADRVFTNAAVHTLTEPDEEHEAVAVRDGEIVRLDRDDEIRFLEGVETEVIDCAGRVVLPGFIDAHTHIENAGRFLVHADLSDATGSEECLDRLSERASETDDEWIQGFGYDESDWEETDRGYLTRTHLDRVSTDRPVVALRIDMHAASLNSVALERLADDISEDDLRRSDVTGEPTGVVVEDAAELVRSRIAPGYDETRELVTAGLEYAARKGVTTVHDMVRHSRSPRIYRELEAADELPARVRVNYWTDHADSAIEVGLVTNTGGERVETGAIKTYTDGSIGARTAKLSEPYEPADESESDSDGEWVVTPNDLRDIVEKADDGGFQVAVHAIGDEAVEAALSALEATANPACSRHRIEHAELATDDQLERMADAGIVASMQPNFHRWADDGGLYDQRLGTSRRRRTNRFRRLAETGVSLAFGSDCMPLDPLFGVHHAVTAPTHAQRLSVTEALRAYTIGGAYAGFDDNRLGTLEVGKRADLVVLEESPWDRPDRIDGIDVAMTVVDGEIVFDGATA